Proteins encoded by one window of Flavobacterium sp. N502540:
- a CDS encoding lycopene cyclase family protein, protein MNSSQIKHFDYIFTGTGLAALMTVYKMVLSGNFADKSLLLLDQDVKKTNDRTWCFWEKEDSVWSPIVLKKWDSALFANENFKRDLDLRPYQYHQIRGLDFYDFVFEELSKHSNITFSNEKVTNINELETHVFVGSEENRYTCNYLLNSIYTSSTALSQMNYPVLQQHFVGWYVKSEKEVFNPEQATFMDFSVEQKGNTRFMYVLPVSKTEALVEYTLFSEKLLSTAEYENEIQIYLEKRGIEQYDIVEKEQGSIPMTCYPFWKKNTKRVLNIGTAGGWTKASTGYTFRNADKKSGDLVEFLYSSSSIKMTSFHKRSRFWFYDLLLLDILYRHNELGSSIFSSLFKKGNSSLIFKFLDEETTLIEDVKVILKCPKRPFLRALFGVIFLSNKFNLNQ, encoded by the coding sequence ACAGGTTTAGCAGCTTTGATGACCGTTTACAAAATGGTACTGTCGGGGAATTTTGCAGATAAATCGCTTTTGTTGTTGGATCAGGATGTGAAAAAGACCAATGACCGAACCTGGTGCTTTTGGGAAAAAGAAGATTCAGTCTGGAGTCCGATTGTTCTTAAAAAATGGGATTCGGCCTTGTTTGCTAACGAAAATTTCAAACGTGATTTAGACCTGAGACCCTATCAGTACCATCAAATTCGGGGATTAGACTTTTATGATTTTGTTTTTGAAGAGTTGTCCAAACATTCTAATATTACTTTTTCAAACGAGAAAGTAACGAATATCAACGAACTCGAAACCCATGTTTTTGTAGGTTCAGAAGAGAATAGGTACACTTGTAATTATTTACTGAATAGTATTTATACCTCGTCAACTGCATTAAGTCAAATGAATTATCCCGTTCTGCAACAGCATTTTGTGGGTTGGTATGTGAAATCTGAAAAGGAAGTCTTCAACCCAGAACAGGCTACTTTCATGGATTTTTCGGTAGAACAAAAAGGGAATACTAGATTTATGTATGTACTGCCGGTTTCTAAAACAGAAGCTTTGGTTGAGTATACCTTATTTTCGGAGAAATTGCTTTCAACGGCGGAGTATGAAAACGAGATTCAGATCTATTTAGAAAAACGAGGCATTGAGCAGTATGATATTGTAGAGAAGGAGCAGGGAAGTATCCCAATGACTTGTTATCCGTTCTGGAAGAAGAATACCAAAAGAGTTTTGAATATTGGAACTGCCGGAGGGTGGACCAAAGCCAGTACAGGTTATACGTTTAGAAATGCCGATAAAAAATCAGGTGATTTGGTGGAGTTTCTCTATTCTTCGTCATCAATTAAGATGACATCATTTCATAAAAGAAGCCGGTTCTGGTTTTACGATTTACTGCTTTTGGATATTCTGTATCGTCACAATGAATTGGGAAGCAGTATTTTTTCGTCATTATTCAAAAAAGGAAATTCGTCTTTGATCTTTAAATTCTTAGACGAAGAAACTACTTTGATCGAGGATGTTAAAGTTATTTTAAAGTGCCCTAAAAGACCATTTTTAAGAGCTTTATTTGGAGTGATTTTTCTTTCAAATAAATTTAACTTAAACCAATAA